In Methanofollis aquaemaris, the genomic window TGGCATTCTTTCATCCTTTCGAGTACTTCAAGCCCGTTCAGCTTTGGCATCTCGATATCGAGCGTCATCGCATCAGGCCTGAGAGTATCGATCAGTTCGAGTGCTTCGGCACCGTCGGACGCCGTCCCCACAACCTCGATCTCCGGCGATTTGCCGAAAATATCCTTTAGTATTGTGCGGATAAAGACCGAATCATCGACAATTAGAACCCTGATCATGATCAGGCCCCAAGGACGTTTTTCACCTCCTCAAGTACCTTCGGTGCCTGGAACGGCTTGACGATATAGCCCTTTGCGCCGCTTTTTACCGCCAACTTCACCATCTGTTCCTGGCCCACCGCAGTACACATGACCACCTTTGCATTGGGGTCGATCTCCCTGATCCCCTGGAGTGCTTCGATGCCGTTCTTCTTTGGCATGACGACGTCCATCGTAACAAGGTCAGGTTTCAGTTCCTGGTACTTCGCGATCGCGTCTTCGCCGTTCTCGGCTTCACCGACGATCGTATGCCCTCCGGAAAAGAGGATATTCTTCAGGAGAGTCCGCATAAAGAGCGTATCATCGACAATCAGGATCTTACCCATGGTGCTCCCAGGTATTTTATTTGAGAACACCCATTAATAAAGATATCTATTTTTGTATGTGGTTAAAAATAAAAGAATTTATACTTTTGTTGCATCTGAGATGTACCTTACTCCTTTTGTCGTGAGTTTGACCTCTC contains:
- a CDS encoding response regulator, with the translated sequence MGKILIVDDTLFMRTLLKNILFSGGHTIVGEAENGEDAIAKYQELKPDLVTMDVVMPKKNGIEALQGIREIDPNAKVVMCTAVGQEQMVKLAVKSGAKGYIVKPFQAPKVLEEVKNVLGA